The following proteins are co-located in the Heteronotia binoei isolate CCM8104 ecotype False Entrance Well chromosome 21, APGP_CSIRO_Hbin_v1, whole genome shotgun sequence genome:
- the LOC132589012 gene encoding uncharacterized protein LOC132589012, whose protein sequence is MGNNHSKLCSGFPERECRRAQQDWSHQVYMMQQGNGTLPDTAETELHINCCEGEVDQYLAKMNKEPIVFHFKVKNPLKIKPENFPEGGEKSGAATAVLVGAMVAEPGGDVTENLEPSGGVLVRSGTYGDIMMRTGAGEELHSTLACLCDQVVHALQVVGKSSKDSSEGTKGHSTVENLPPSSLESQPSIMSTISQTKSPSFGAVESLNAGDVLHSNEDTCFANDQKAPCGIDLELATGGMLGEAEEPTTGQMQLEEVFSKETPEEADETSSEDTLKEESDASSEETIEALPDLDTETMADESSDVETDLGTQEVAEILLNPGNDLPQAMSEPLPILNKREEKVPEDCCDGGDMDARLEVLPKRAQCEMLATVDSARLIASKIFQMDAHGSSVHSLCKKTRTDDVLLLVSDAADLDYFQKGGYVPTAEATKENERQMSVVQDIEAQPLADIAEMTGAASSPKAPSETAETGQGGPSSLPLSSRHK, encoded by the coding sequence ATGGGGAATAACCACAGCAAGCTATGTTCCGGGTTTCCTGAACGGGAATGTCGAAGAGCTCAACAGGACTGGTCGCACCAGGTGTACATGATGCAACAAGGAAATGGAACATTGCCTGATACAGCAGAAACAGAGCTCCATATCAATTGCTGTGAAGGTGAGGTGGACCAGTACctggcaaagatgaacaaagaGCCCATCGTGTTCCATTTTAAAGTGAAAAACCCACTAAAGATAAAGCCAGAGAACTTCCCAGAGGGAGGTGAGAAGTCTGGAGCTGCTACTGCTGTTTTGGTGGGAGCGATGGTGGCAGAGCCTGGTGGAGATGTCACAGAGAACCTGGAGCCTAGCGGAGGTGTCCTAGTGAGATCGGGGACTTATGGAGACATCATGATGAGGACAGGTGCTGGTGAGGAATTGCATTCGACCCTGGCATGCCTGTGTGACCAGGTGGTCCATGCGTTGCAGGTTGTAGGCAAGTCTTCAAAAGACTCCTCTGAGGGAACCAAAGGACACTCCACTGTGGAGAATCTACCACCTTCTTCCCTGGAGTCTCAGCCCTCCATAATGAGCACCATCTCTCAAACCAAGAGCCCATCTTTTGGAGCTGTTGAGTCGCTGAACGCTGGAGATGTCCTTCACTCTAATGAAGACACATGCTTTGCAAATGATCAGAAGGCTCCCTGTGGAATTGATCTTGAGCTTGCCACAGGGGGCATGTTGGGGGAGGCTGAGGAACCAACAACTGGGCAAATGCAGCTTGAGGAAGTTTTCTCTAAGGAGACCCCAGAGGAGGCAGATGAAACTTCCTCTGAAGACACCCTAAAAGAGGAGAGTGATGCTTCCTCTGAAGAGACCATAGAGGCTCTTCCTGACTTGGACACAGAAACAATGGCGGATGAGTCCTCTGATGTTGAGACTGATCTAGGGACTCAGGAAGTGGCTGAAATCCTGCTAAATCCTGGCAATGACCTCCCTCAAGCTATGAGCGAGCCTCTTCCGATTCTGaataaaagagaagaaaaagtacCAGAAGACTGTTGCGATGGGGGAGACATGGACGCTCGACTGGAGGTGCTGCCAAAGAGAGCCCAGTGTGAGATGTTGGCCACAGTAGACTCTGCACGGCTCATTGCATCAAAAATCTTCCAAATGGACGCGCACGGGAGCTCTGTCCACAGTCTTTGCAAGAAGACACGTACAGATGACGTTCTTCTCCTTGTAAGCGATGCTGCAGATTTAGACTACTTTCAGAAGGGTGGGTATGTCCCTACAGCAGAGGCCACAAAGGAAAACGAGCGTCAAATGTCAGTGGTGCAAGACATAGAAGCCCAACCTCTTGCAGACATTGCAGAGATGACTGGAGCGGCGTCCTCTCCAAAGGCTCCGTCTGAAACTGCTGAGACAGGACAGGGTGGTCCCTCTTCTCTTCCGCTGAGCTCACGGCACAAGTGA
- the LOC132589014 gene encoding uncharacterized protein LOC132589014, with protein sequence MGILSTKTEAPASENQGAKDGRTPEIHKTQPASETPSDVSQRTTRTYCVEDSTKRPIQQGNKGHIQVICEEREAPQEASQPGATGSSTVVCGASEKGEIAPELMELIEKLMADSDPPLSRTDIVCQPCEECLSREGSDLECDLYSSLMLEMEPGVPKKLFEAFLPPPPETLDSWDVIGEAKPCKGSKETHPEVPVAEAIGAQAANPAPQQQSPENVGISDAASQTVPAGKGAGVDTGMMEEEEIWVCSRALGTQEGAHRLDGQRQENLVESPDFDPFWFLGGL encoded by the coding sequence ATGGGGATTCTGAGCACAAAAACTGAAGCACCTGCTTCTGAAAATCAAGGAGCCAAGGATGGGAGAACCCCTGAGATCCACAAGACGCAACCAGCGAGCGAGACGCCATCTGACGTCTCCCAGAGGACAACTCGTACCTATTGTGTCGAAGATAGTACAAAGCGGCCTATTCAACAGGGGAACAAAGGCCACATCCAGGTAATTTGTGAAGAGAGAGAGGCACCGCAAGAGGCCTCCCAACCAGGGGCCACTGGGTCTTCAACGGTTGTCTGTGGGGCTTCAGAAAAGGGTGAAATAGCCCCTGAATTAATGGAACTCATTGAGAAGCTCATGGCAGATAGCGACCCTCCCCTTTCAAGAACAGACATCGTGTGTCAGCCGTGCGAAGAGTGCCTCTCACGAGAGGGTTCTGACCTTGAATGTGACTTATACTCCTCCCTCATGTTGGAAATGGAGCCGGGGGTCCCCAAGAAACTCTTTGAGGCCTTCCTCCCACCACCCCCGGAAACGTTAGACTCATGGGATGTAATAGGAGAAGCTAAGCCCTGTAAGGGATCTAAAGAGACCCACCCTGAGGTGCCCGTTGCAGAAGCGATCGGAGCTCAGGCAGCCAACCCAGCTCCACAGCAACAATCTCCAGAGAATGTGGGTATCTCAGATGCTGCATCACAGACGGTGCCGGCAGGCAAGGGTGCTGGAGTTGACACGGgaatgatggaggaggaggagatttgggTTTGTTCAAGGGCTCTGGGGACTCAGGAGGGTGCCCACAGACTTGATGGACAGAGGCAAGAGAACTTAGTTGAGTCCCCTGATTTCGATCCCTTCTGGTTCCTGGGCGGACTTTGA